In one window of bacterium DNA:
- a CDS encoding NAD(P)/FAD-dependent oxidoreductase translates to MTSARSYGGDALPEERQDVIVIGAGVAGLSAAALLAREGLQVTLLEAIHYPGGCASSYVTQGAVFDVGATTFSGTADSQPLATFFDRIGSFDALLPASPPMGIIMDGDMLLRHGDRHMWVEEAERFFRLSLRGFWDSVSSWSDTSYRMLRDLEYLPPRSPREFLRDLRALNSDVLRAAPGLLRTVATHMRAHGITDRRFRRFVDAQLLITSQGSADEIPFLAGALGLAYPDYPVYSVRGGMLQYARFLERRTREFGGRVCYRQPVTAIRQHGDGWEVETRRGHRVHARQVVTNLPLFNLPSITEGAPRNHFTRSVARLRRKRIPLWGALTMYVLVEDSLPSGLPINLQVLLDRPLHSSGSDTLFLSFSHPDDHQRAPSGTRTLTISTHIPLHRFPPRKDRERYLRWKREAEAEMRLALGRALPDLAALRVLYQRSGTPATFLRYTGRMDGNVGGIPLHRRVFPFSYPRSTTPFDGLHCIGDTFFPGQGIPGVTLGALSVSKRILENA, encoded by the coding sequence ATGACGTCAGCCCGTTCATACGGGGGTGACGCGCTTCCGGAGGAAAGGCAGGATGTCATCGTGATTGGTGCTGGGGTGGCAGGGCTATCCGCGGCTGCATTGCTGGCACGGGAGGGACTGCAGGTCACCCTGCTTGAAGCAATACACTACCCCGGGGGCTGTGCTTCCTCCTACGTGACACAGGGCGCGGTATTCGACGTCGGCGCCACGACATTCAGCGGAACCGCCGACTCTCAGCCCCTGGCCACGTTCTTCGATCGCATAGGCAGCTTCGATGCGCTGCTCCCTGCATCACCGCCGATGGGAATCATCATGGATGGTGACATGCTTCTGCGACATGGTGACCGGCACATGTGGGTGGAAGAAGCAGAACGTTTCTTCCGGCTGTCGCTCCGCGGATTCTGGGACAGCGTTTCGTCCTGGAGCGACACATCCTATCGTATGCTGCGGGATCTTGAATATCTGCCCCCGCGCTCGCCGCGTGAGTTTCTGCGAGATCTGCGGGCACTGAACTCAGATGTGCTGCGTGCGGCCCCGGGATTGCTGCGCACGGTCGCGACGCATATGCGTGCACACGGCATCACCGACCGGCGCTTCAGGCGATTCGTCGACGCCCAACTTCTGATCACCAGCCAGGGCAGCGCAGATGAGATTCCCTTTCTTGCAGGAGCGCTTGGACTCGCATATCCCGACTATCCGGTATATTCGGTCCGCGGCGGTATGCTGCAGTATGCCCGTTTTCTCGAGCGTCGAACACGGGAGTTCGGGGGGCGCGTATGTTATCGGCAGCCAGTCACTGCGATCAGGCAGCACGGAGATGGCTGGGAAGTGGAGACACGGCGTGGTCATCGCGTGCATGCCAGGCAGGTGGTGACAAATCTTCCGCTTTTCAATCTCCCGTCCATCACCGAAGGTGCGCCGCGCAATCATTTTACGCGCAGTGTTGCTCGCCTGCGCAGAAAGCGGATTCCGCTCTGGGGTGCGTTGACCATGTACGTACTCGTGGAAGACAGCCTTCCCTCCGGTTTGCCAATCAACCTCCAGGTGCTGCTCGACCGGCCTTTGCACAGTTCCGGCAGCGATACCTTGTTCCTTTCCTTTTCCCATCCTGATGATCATCAGCGCGCTCCATCCGGAACGCGCACGCTCACCATCAGTACGCACATTCCGCTGCACCGATTTCCACCGAGGAAGGATCGCGAGAGGTATCTGCGATGGAAACGGGAGGCGGAAGCGGAAATGCGACTTGCACTCGGACGCGCGCTTCCTGATCTTGCGGCGTTGCGCGTCCTGTACCAGCGCAGCGGTACGCCGGCGACCTTCCTGCGTTATACGGGAAGGATGGATGGCAACGTGGGCGGCATTCCCCTGCATCGGCGCGTGTTTCCCTTTTCCTATCCGCGCTCCACGACGCCGTTTGACGGACTGCATTGCATTGGCGACACCTTTTTCCCGGGACAGGGAATTCCGGGTGTCACGCTTGGGGCGCTGTCAGTGAGTAAACGAATTCTCGAGAATGCATGA